The nucleotide window TTTGTCGATGAGCGAGCTGCGGCAGAAAACAGACCAGCTCGCGATGGATCTGACAGAATTATCTGTTCAGATGCCGCAGGAGATGCGGATTTTAATGCTGCACAGCGATTTGAGCGAACAGATTTCCGGCTGGCTGCTGTCTTTGATGGAGGTGCTGGCAAAGGAATGGGCGCTGTTTCCGCAGCATCGGGAAGCGGAGTTTGGTGCCTTGTGCCGGATGTTTTCGGCATCCTTGTTTCAAGGGGTGCGTGAAGTTTTTTCCGACGCCGTACAGCTGGATCAAAAACAGCTCTGCGCTGTGCTGCGGATTTATTTTGATTTGTTTTTAAGCATGTTTAGGCCTGCTGCGAAAGGAGATCAGGAATGAGTGAATTTATTGAGTTCCGGGATGTGCGGAAAGTGTATAAGATGGGTGAAGTTGAAATTCCGGCGTTGGACGGCGTCAGTTTTCAGATCAAAAAAGGTGAATTTGTCGTGATTGCCGGTGCTTCCGGTGCGGGCAAGAGTACGATTTTGAATATTTTAGGCGGCATGGATACCTGCACCAGCGGTGAAATCATTGTGGATGGAGAAGAAGTGTCCAAGATGGATGCCCGTCAGCTGACGACTTACCGGCGCTACGATATCGGCTTTGTCTTCCAGTTTTACAATTTGGTGCAGAATCTGACTGCCCGTGAAAACGTTGAGCTGGCCGTGCAGATTTGTAAAAATCCGCTGGATGTCGATCAGACGATTGAAGCAGTGGGACTGCGGGAGCGCCGGAATAATTTCCCTTCCCAGCTTTCCGGCGGGGAACAGCAGCGGGTAGCGATTGCGCGGGCGCTGGCCAAAAATCCAAAGCTATTGCTGTGTGATGAGCCGACGGGAGCACTGGATTATCAAACTGGCAAATCCATTCTGAAGCTGCTGCAGGATACCTGCCGTCAGCAGCAGATGACAGTCATCGTGATCACACACAACCTGGCCCTGACACCGATGGGAGATAAAGTGATTCGTGTCAAGAGCGGGAAGATCCGTTCCGTAGAGATCAACGAGCATCCGAAACCCATCGGGGAGATCGAGTGGTAAAGATGCGCAGTCCATTATTCAAGGATACGCTGCGGGAGATTCGGAAAACCAAGGGCCGGTTTTTCTCGATCTTCGGCATCGTGGCGATCGGCGTGGCTTTTTTTGCCGGAATCCTGGCTTCAGCACCAGATATGAAATATTCGGCTGACCGCTACTTTGATGATTACAATCTGATGGATTACCGTGTGGTTTCCAATTTTGGGATCACAGAGGAGGATGTACAGCAGCTGCGCCAGGTTGAAGGGATCGAAGGGGTTCAGGCGAGCTATACAAAAGATGTGATCACCCGCATCGGCTCCAGAGAACTGGTCTTGAAAGTGCATGCCTTGGATCTGAATCATAAGGATCCGCAGGATCCGAATTATATCAATCAGCTGGTTGTCACCGCCGGCCGGCTGCCGGAAAAAAGTGGTGAATGTGTTATTGAAGACGGCAAAATTGTTGTTTCCGGGATGAAGATCGGGGATACGATCCGAATTGAAAGCGGAACGTCGGATGCTTTGACGGACAGCTTCAGCCGCGATACGTTTACCATCGTCGGTACGGTGAATACGCCGTACTATCTCTCTTATGAAAAAGGCACAAGTTCGATCGGCTCCGGCAGTGTGGATACGTATGTTTATGTTCCTCAAAGCGATTTCAAGATGGAAGTTTACACCGATGTCTATCTGACGGCCCGCGGCGCCAAGCCCTTCAACAGTTACCAACAGGCTTATTTTGATTATTTGGAACCGCTGAGTGAAACGTTGACGACGCTGGGCGGGGAGCGTGCAGAGCTGCGGCGGCAGGCGATTGTTGATGAGGCGATGCAGGAATATACGGAGGGCCAAGCGGAATACGAGGAAGCGCTGGCCACATTCAATGCGGAAATTGAAAAAGCGGAAAAGAAGCTGCAGGATGGCAAAGATGAGCTGATCATCGGGCAGGCCACACTGACTTCCAGCAAGGCGATGGCTGAAGCGCAGCTGAAACAGGGCGAAGCCCAGATCGAGATGATTCAAAAGCAGATCGATGCTCTGGTCACGACATATGAGGATAAGAAAAAAGAATATGAAACTGCCAACGCGCAGGCGCTGACTCAAAAAGCAGAGCTGGAAGGGCAAATTGCTGAAAAACAGAAAACACTGGCGGAAAAGCAAGCCGAGCTGGCTCCGCTGCAGCAGGAATTAGACGAACAGACGCAGAAACAGCTGGATCTGACAACGCGGCAGATCGAGCTGGAAACCAAAAAAGCACTCAATCAAACCGATCCCGATCAATATCCGCCGCTCAGTGATGAGGAAGCGGCAGAACTCGAAAAAATCCCTGGTGAATTGATTCTGATCAATGCCCGAATAGGTGAACTGCAGGCACAGCTGGCGGTACTGACACAGTTAGAAGCCGAAATTGCCGCGGCACAGGCGCAGTTGGATCTGATCAATCAGGGACTTGAAGTATCCGCTACGGTACTCAAAACGATTGATGAACAGATTGCTTCGGCCAATGCGCAGATTGAGCAGCAGCGCCAAACTTTGATCCAGGCAAAAGCCGATGCGGATAAACAGATCGCCGAGGGAGAAGCTAAGCTCAAACAAGGTCAGAAGGAAGCTGCTCAGGGTGAAATTGACCTCGCTTTGAACAAAGCCGAAGGTGAGGCCAAGCTGGAGGATGCCCGTGAGGAGCTGGTACTGGCTAAAAATAAGATTGAACAGATCGAACAGGGTAAGTGGTATATCCTTGATCGTCAATCCCATTACAGCTATATGGATTATAAAGGCGCTGCTGACCGCATGGCTGCGATCGCGCAGGTTTTCCCGGTTTTCTTCTTTTTGGTTGCGGCGTTAGTCTGCCTGACGACGATGACCCGCATGGTAGATGAACAGCGTTCGCAGATCGGAACGATGAAAGCCCTAGGCTACACAACCAGCCAGATCGCATTCAAGTATGTGTTCTATGCGGCCTTTGCCAGTTTAACTGGAAGTTTGGTCGGTTTGGCAGTGGGACTGTTTGCATTCCCGGCGATTATTTATACGGCTTGGTTGATGATGTACGTGCTGCCGCCGGTCAGCTTTACGCCGCAGCTGCCGTTAATGATCGGTTCGACTGCCGCTTCGGTGCTGGTGACAACCTTGGCGGCGTTTGCGGCCTGTTATAAGGAATTGATTGAGACACCGGCGCTGTTGATGCGTCCAAAGGCGCCGAAGCTGGGTAAAAAAATCTTGATCGAACGGATGACTTTTTTATGGAAACGTTTTTCCTTTACTTCCAAGGTTACCGCCCGCAATCTGTTTCGCTACAAGAAGCGTTTCTTCATGACCGTCTTAGGCATTTCCGGCTGCACTGCGTTGTTGGTTGCGGGATTTGGCATTAAGGATTCGATCAGTCGGATCGTCAATTCGCAGTTCGGTGATATTTTTAAGTATCAGGGTATTGCTTCGCTGCAGAAGGATCTCGATGAAAACCAGAAGCAGGCGGTTCTGGATGAGATTGACAGTTTGGAAACGATCAGTGAAGCCCTGGACGTCTATCAGTCCAACGCTGTGGTCTATCAGGGAAGCGACAGTACCGAAGTGACGTTGGTCGTGACTTCAGATTCGGAACGTTTCCGCGATTTTGTTTCCCTGCATCCGCGGACGGCGCCGGATGAAGAACTAAGACTGAAGGACAGCGGCGTCGTGGTCAGTGAGAAGATGGCGAATGATATGAATCTGCATATCGGCGATACGATTGAGCTGGAAAATGAGAAGCAGCTGCGCCGCAATGTCGAGATTACCGGAATTGCTGAGAATTATCTCAATCATTATGTGTATATGAATGCCAATGCATACAAGGAAACCTATGATCTGCGTGCTCAGAGCAATGCGGTTTTTCTGAAGCTGAACGAGGCAGCGGCGAATGCGGAACAGCTCAGCGGGCAGCAGCTGTTAAAGAATGAGGATATCAGTTCACTGTCGTTTTACACCGGAATTAAGGATAACTTCAACAATATGATCCGCAGCTTGAATTATATCGTACTG belongs to Holdemania massiliensis and includes:
- a CDS encoding FtsX-like permease family protein; this translates as MRSPLFKDTLREIRKTKGRFFSIFGIVAIGVAFFAGILASAPDMKYSADRYFDDYNLMDYRVVSNFGITEEDVQQLRQVEGIEGVQASYTKDVITRIGSRELVLKVHALDLNHKDPQDPNYINQLVVTAGRLPEKSGECVIEDGKIVVSGMKIGDTIRIESGTSDALTDSFSRDTFTIVGTVNTPYYLSYEKGTSSIGSGSVDTYVYVPQSDFKMEVYTDVYLTARGAKPFNSYQQAYFDYLEPLSETLTTLGGERAELRRQAIVDEAMQEYTEGQAEYEEALATFNAEIEKAEKKLQDGKDELIIGQATLTSSKAMAEAQLKQGEAQIEMIQKQIDALVTTYEDKKKEYETANAQALTQKAELEGQIAEKQKTLAEKQAELAPLQQELDEQTQKQLDLTTRQIELETKKALNQTDPDQYPPLSDEEAAELEKIPGELILINARIGELQAQLAVLTQLEAEIAAAQAQLDLINQGLEVSATVLKTIDEQIASANAQIEQQRQTLIQAKADADKQIAEGEAKLKQGQKEAAQGEIDLALNKAEGEAKLEDAREELVLAKNKIEQIEQGKWYILDRQSHYSYMDYKGAADRMAAIAQVFPVFFFLVAALVCLTTMTRMVDEQRSQIGTMKALGYTTSQIAFKYVFYAAFASLTGSLVGLAVGLFAFPAIIYTAWLMMYVLPPVSFTPQLPLMIGSTAASVLVTTLAAFAACYKELIETPALLMRPKAPKLGKKILIERMTFLWKRFSFTSKVTARNLFRYKKRFFMTVLGISGCTALLVAGFGIKDSISRIVNSQFGDIFKYQGIASLQKDLDENQKQAVLDEIDSLETISEALDVYQSNAVVYQGSDSTEVTLVVTSDSERFRDFVSLHPRTAPDEELRLKDSGVVVSEKMANDMNLHIGDTIELENEKQLRRNVEITGIAENYLNHYVYMNANAYKETYDLRAQSNAVFLKLNEAAANAEQLSGQQLLKNEDISSLSFYTGIKDNFNNMIRSLNYIVLVLIISAGMLAFVVLYNLTNVNISERLREIATLKVLGFYNKEVNTYVYKENIILTLLGSLLGLALGKVLHLTIMVVVELDNIMFGRIVLPQSYVISVVITMLFAVIVNQVMKRKLRAIPMVESLKSVE
- a CDS encoding ABC transporter ATP-binding protein is translated as MSEFIEFRDVRKVYKMGEVEIPALDGVSFQIKKGEFVVIAGASGAGKSTILNILGGMDTCTSGEIIVDGEEVSKMDARQLTTYRRYDIGFVFQFYNLVQNLTARENVELAVQICKNPLDVDQTIEAVGLRERRNNFPSQLSGGEQQRVAIARALAKNPKLLLCDEPTGALDYQTGKSILKLLQDTCRQQQMTVIVITHNLALTPMGDKVIRVKSGKIRSVEINEHPKPIGEIEW
- a CDS encoding TetR/AcrR family transcriptional regulator — protein: MAQVLKEAQRDKILEAAKQELLHYGYKEASMRRIAAQAEMTVGNLYRYFEGKDQLIQAITLPALTQLDQLVRRLTDDRISLNQPHTRVGLSMSELRQKTDQLAMDLTELSVQMPQEMRILMLHSDLSEQISGWLLSLMEVLAKEWALFPQHREAEFGALCRMFSASLFQGVREVFSDAVQLDQKQLCAVLRIYFDLFLSMFRPAAKGDQE